In Mytilus galloprovincialis chromosome 1, xbMytGall1.hap1.1, whole genome shotgun sequence, the following are encoded in one genomic region:
- the LOC143067499 gene encoding mediator of RNA polymerase II transcription subunit 20-like has protein sequence MGVVCIFSYAVPEGKSGQQAVDMLQKNVELLGATRSGNFCVDCETYQSNSQNISQRLIHILHNSEHPASCFAALDTGTILVSDLLFDVLMSKLTAAKTGRESFYQQRKGFRIESRGQRYELWDFVIKIGSVSLASNFKGILVEVEYCPCVVASDCWNLIKEMAQSIVGNVADNPPMYIKNKTDPVYSPSDTVNQYLEHFNNFRKTAPQGQPSR, from the exons TATTTTTAGCTATGCTGTGCCTGAGGGTAAGAGTGGACAACAAGCAGTTGATATGTTACAGAAAAATGTAGAATTACTAGGAGCTACAAGATCTGGAAACTTTTGTGTTGATTGTGAAACTTACCAGTCAAATTCACAGAATA TTTCACAAAGACTAATTCATATTTTACACAACAGTGAGCACCCTGCCTCATGTTTTGCTGCACTGGACACTGGGACAATTCTTGTGTCAGATTTATTGTTTGATGTACTAATGTCAAAGTTAACAGCTGCCAAGACAGGAAGAGAGAGTTTCTACCAACAGAGAAAAGGTTTTAGGATTGAAAGCAGAGGGCAGAGATATGAGTTATGGGATTTCGTCATCAAAATTGGATCTGTGTCTCTTGCATCAAACTTCAAGGGAATTTTAGTAGAG GTAGAATACTGTCCATGTGTAGTAGCTAGTGATTGTTGGAATCTCATCAAAGAAATGGCACAAAGCATTGTGGGAAATGTAGCAGACAATCCACCCatgtacattaaaaataaaacagatccTGTATACTCCCCATCTGACACAGTTAACCAGTATCTAGAACATTTTAATAACTTCAGGAAAACAGCACCACAAGGACAGCCAAGTAGATGA